From Amycolatopsis sp. cg9, one genomic window encodes:
- a CDS encoding ABC transporter permease, protein MNSPLPDVRMSPMSAVGLVASREISTRVKSKAYRVTTVVMLLLIVVGIVLIKLISGGGGADSTVGYTPATAPFAAPLKAGGQAVGETIDVTQFADEAAGRAKLADGSIDALLTGDGKTVHVQVKKDLDGKLSNVLQLLSRQVALDQQITALGGNPAQFEAAVSAAKFIEDPPLEQPYDYNGQQLVLGIAAGILIYLSLMINGQSVAQGVVEEKTSRVVELLLSTIKPWQLMAGKVLGIGVVGLIQMLVIGAGGVIAGLAAGVLTISVSAAVGTVVWLIVWYLLGFFMYSIVFAALGALVSRQEDVGGATMPALMFVIAGYVVGISVLPSDPGNTFVEVLSVIPVFAPTLMPMRLAMGGVPVWEAVVSVGLVVLMIPGLIWLAARIYRNAVMRSGAKVKLRDALRAA, encoded by the coding sequence ATGAACAGCCCGCTCCCGGACGTCCGGATGAGCCCGATGAGCGCGGTGGGCCTGGTCGCCTCCCGCGAGATCAGCACCCGCGTGAAGTCGAAGGCCTACCGCGTCACCACCGTGGTCATGCTGCTGCTGATCGTCGTCGGCATCGTGCTGATCAAGCTGATCTCGGGCGGCGGCGGCGCCGACTCGACGGTCGGCTACACCCCGGCGACGGCGCCGTTCGCGGCGCCGCTGAAGGCCGGGGGGCAGGCCGTCGGCGAGACCATCGACGTCACGCAGTTCGCCGACGAAGCCGCCGGGCGCGCCAAGCTGGCCGACGGCTCGATCGACGCGCTGCTCACCGGCGACGGCAAGACCGTGCACGTCCAGGTGAAGAAGGACCTCGACGGCAAGCTCTCGAACGTGCTGCAGCTGCTGTCCCGGCAGGTCGCGCTCGACCAGCAGATCACCGCGCTGGGCGGGAACCCGGCGCAGTTCGAAGCGGCCGTCTCGGCCGCGAAGTTCATCGAAGACCCGCCGCTGGAGCAGCCGTACGACTACAACGGCCAGCAGCTGGTGCTGGGCATCGCGGCCGGCATCCTGATCTACCTCTCGCTGATGATCAACGGCCAGAGCGTGGCGCAGGGCGTGGTCGAGGAAAAGACGTCACGGGTCGTGGAACTGCTGCTGTCGACGATCAAGCCGTGGCAGCTGATGGCCGGGAAGGTGCTCGGCATCGGCGTGGTCGGGCTGATCCAGATGCTCGTGATCGGGGCCGGCGGGGTGATCGCCGGACTGGCGGCCGGGGTGCTCACGATTTCCGTTTCGGCCGCCGTCGGGACGGTCGTCTGGCTGATCGTCTGGTACCTGCTCGGGTTCTTCATGTACTCGATCGTGTTCGCCGCGCTGGGCGCGCTGGTTTCGCGCCAGGAAGACGTCGGCGGCGCGACGATGCCCGCGTTGATGTTCGTGATCGCCGGGTACGTCGTCGGCATTTCCGTGCTGCCGTCCGACCCGGGGAACACGTTCGTCGAGGTGCTTTCCGTGATTCCGGTCTTCGCGCCGACGCTGATGCCGATGCGGCTGGCGATGGGCGGGGTCCCGGTGTGGGAAGCCGTGGTGTCGGTGGGGCTGGTGGTGCTGATGATCCCGGGGCTGATCTGGCTCGCCGCGCGGATCTACCGGAACGCGGTCATGCGCAGTGGCGCGAAGGTGAAACTGCGCGACGCCCTGCGCGCCGCCTGA
- a CDS encoding MOSC domain-containing protein, with protein MGVVAALWRYPVKSMAGERLAEVAVGERGLEGDRLYAVRDPEGRFGSGKNSTRFRRMPGLHAFAARYDGAVPVLTFPDGRVLRGDAAGVHAELAAALDFPGVELAKEADIPHHDEADVHLVTTSSLAWLAERAPGVALDERRFRANLLLDTGSAPGRTEESWVGERVRIGEVELAVLRKAVRCVMVGLPCDGLPAAPGLLKTISEVNGVTFGVQARVVRGGVLRVGDVHEVGCSAPHTP; from the coding sequence ATGGGGGTCGTGGCGGCGCTCTGGCGCTATCCGGTGAAGTCGATGGCGGGCGAGCGGCTGGCCGAGGTGGCGGTCGGGGAGCGCGGCCTCGAGGGCGACCGCCTGTACGCGGTCCGGGATCCCGAAGGCCGGTTCGGCAGCGGCAAGAACTCCACCCGGTTCCGGCGGATGCCGGGCCTGCACGCGTTCGCCGCGCGCTACGACGGCGCCGTCCCGGTGCTGACCTTCCCGGACGGGCGCGTGCTCCGCGGGGACGCCGCGGGCGTGCACGCCGAGCTCGCCGCCGCGCTGGACTTCCCCGGCGTCGAGCTGGCGAAGGAAGCGGACATCCCGCACCACGACGAAGCCGACGTCCACCTGGTCACGACGTCTTCGCTGGCCTGGCTGGCCGAACGCGCGCCCGGGGTCGCGCTGGACGAGCGGCGGTTCCGGGCCAACCTCCTGCTCGACACCGGATCGGCACCCGGGCGCACCGAGGAATCCTGGGTGGGGGAGCGGGTGCGGATCGGCGAAGTGGAGCTGGCGGTCCTCCGCAAGGCGGTCCGCTGCGTGATGGTCGGCCTGCCGTGCGACGGGCTGCCGGCCGCGCCCGGGCTGCTCAAGACGATCTCCGAGGTGAACGGCGTGACGTTCGGCGTGCAGGCCCGCGTGGTCCGCGGCGGCGTCCTCCGCGTCGGGGACGTCCACGAGGTGGGATGTTCCGCCCCTCACACTCCCTAG
- a CDS encoding nicotinamide riboside transporter PnuC produces MDFLLHHGITVLGQWISIAELAGQVFALAVVFLAQRRTLWTWPVQVGATVLLFAVYVSAHLGGLAARQVAILAISLYGWWAWTRRKDPVFGVVVRSGRLAERLAMLGAFLVGTTVMALVLDALDASWAPWPDAAIFVGTLVAFGAQGAGLVEFWLVWLVVDAIGVPLQISSGLYFSAAIYIVFAGLVVHGWWSWNRSAKRVAASSGVMAASS; encoded by the coding sequence GTGGACTTCCTGCTGCACCACGGGATCACCGTGCTGGGCCAGTGGATCTCGATCGCGGAGCTCGCCGGGCAGGTGTTCGCGCTGGCGGTCGTGTTCCTCGCGCAGCGTCGCACCCTGTGGACGTGGCCCGTGCAGGTCGGGGCGACCGTGCTGCTGTTCGCCGTCTACGTCTCCGCGCACCTCGGCGGGCTCGCCGCCCGGCAGGTCGCCATCCTCGCCATCTCGCTCTACGGCTGGTGGGCCTGGACGCGCCGCAAGGACCCGGTGTTCGGCGTCGTCGTCCGCTCGGGCCGGCTCGCCGAACGGCTGGCCATGCTCGGCGCCTTCCTCGTCGGCACGACGGTGATGGCCCTGGTCCTGGACGCGCTGGACGCGTCGTGGGCGCCGTGGCCGGACGCCGCGATCTTCGTCGGCACCCTCGTCGCCTTCGGCGCTCAGGGCGCGGGACTCGTCGAGTTCTGGCTGGTGTGGCTGGTCGTCGACGCGATCGGCGTGCCGCTGCAGATCTCCTCCGGCCTGTACTTCTCGGCGGCGATCTACATCGTGTTCGCCGGGCTCGTCGTGCACGGCTGGTGGAGCTGGAACCGCTCCGCCAAGCGCGTCGCGGCCTCGTCCGGGGTCATGGCAGCATCCAGCTGA
- a CDS encoding L-lactate permease has translation MFVQDVTPLGSLGLSALVAVLPLATVLVLLGAVRMRAHHAALIGLLVALVVGVAAFGMPVVQAVSGALQGAAFGLWPIMWIVVNALWIYRLTVRTGHFDVLRRSFGRISDDPRIQALIIAFCFGALMEALAGFGAPVAISAVMLVAVGFHPVKAAVVALVANTAPVAFGAMGTPVVTLAQVTGLPLQEVSSIVGRQTPLLALVVPLLLVIIVDGKRGLKDTWLPALVCGVAFGLVQFLASNYVSPQLADIGAALAGAAALVALPQTRRPVPEAVRIGTGGTATAEAPPEDSRTDVVKAYLPYALIIVIFSVAVLPPVKKLLDKATWKFHWPGLNVAGPNGKPVSGNTFSLPFLNTGGTLVLLAGVLTAAVLAVSASGTAQEWLATVKELRFAILTVTGVLALAYVMNLSGQTSTIGTFIAAAGAGLAFLSPVLGWFGVAVSGSDTSANALFGALQVTAAAKTGLPADLLAAANSSGGVLGKMVSPQNLTIACVAANLPGEEGKLLRKVLPWSLGLLLVMCLIVWGQSTPVLSWMLP, from the coding sequence GTGTTCGTGCAAGACGTGACTCCCCTCGGTTCACTCGGCCTGTCGGCGCTCGTCGCCGTGCTGCCGCTGGCCACCGTCCTCGTGCTCCTCGGCGCCGTCCGGATGCGGGCGCACCACGCCGCCCTCATCGGGCTGCTCGTCGCGCTCGTCGTCGGCGTCGCCGCGTTCGGGATGCCCGTCGTGCAGGCCGTCTCGGGGGCGCTCCAAGGCGCCGCGTTCGGGCTGTGGCCGATCATGTGGATCGTCGTCAACGCGCTGTGGATCTACCGGCTCACCGTGCGGACCGGGCACTTCGACGTCCTGCGCCGCTCGTTCGGCCGGATCTCCGACGACCCGCGGATCCAGGCCCTCATCATCGCCTTCTGCTTCGGGGCCCTGATGGAAGCGCTGGCCGGGTTCGGCGCGCCCGTCGCGATCAGCGCCGTGATGCTCGTGGCCGTCGGCTTCCACCCGGTGAAGGCGGCGGTCGTCGCACTGGTCGCGAACACCGCGCCGGTCGCGTTCGGCGCGATGGGCACGCCCGTCGTCACCCTCGCCCAGGTCACCGGCCTGCCGCTGCAGGAGGTGTCCTCGATCGTCGGGCGCCAGACGCCGCTGCTCGCGCTGGTCGTGCCGCTGCTGCTGGTGATCATCGTCGACGGCAAGCGCGGGCTGAAGGACACCTGGCTGCCCGCGCTGGTCTGCGGGGTCGCGTTCGGGCTCGTGCAGTTCCTCGCGTCCAACTACGTGTCGCCGCAGCTGGCCGACATCGGGGCCGCGCTCGCCGGCGCCGCCGCGCTCGTGGCGCTCCCCCAGACCCGCCGCCCGGTGCCCGAAGCCGTCCGGATCGGCACCGGCGGGACGGCGACCGCGGAGGCCCCGCCGGAAGACTCGCGCACCGACGTCGTCAAGGCGTACCTGCCCTACGCGCTGATCATCGTGATCTTCTCCGTCGCCGTCCTGCCGCCGGTCAAGAAGCTGCTGGACAAGGCGACCTGGAAGTTCCACTGGCCCGGCCTGAACGTCGCCGGGCCGAACGGGAAGCCGGTCTCCGGCAACACCTTCTCGCTGCCGTTCCTCAACACCGGCGGCACGCTCGTCCTGCTGGCCGGGGTCCTGACCGCGGCGGTGCTGGCCGTCTCGGCGAGCGGCACCGCGCAGGAGTGGCTGGCCACCGTCAAGGAGCTGCGGTTCGCGATCCTCACCGTCACCGGGGTGCTCGCGCTGGCCTACGTGATGAACCTGTCCGGGCAGACCAGCACGATCGGCACGTTCATCGCGGCGGCCGGCGCCGGGCTCGCGTTCCTGTCCCCGGTGCTGGGCTGGTTCGGCGTGGCCGTCTCGGGCTCCGACACGTCGGCGAACGCGCTGTTCGGCGCGCTGCAGGTCACGGCGGCGGCCAAGACCGGCCTGCCGGCGGACCTGTTGGCCGCGGCCAACAGCTCCGGCGGCGTCCTCGGCAAGATGGTGTCGCCGCAGAACCTCACGATCGCCTGCGTGGCCGCGAACCTGCCCGGTGAGGAGGGCAAGCTGCTGCGGAAGGTGCTGCCGTGGAGCCTGGGACTGCTGCTGGTGATGTGCCTGATCGTGTGGGGGCAGAGCACGCCGGTGCTCAGCTGGATGCTGCCATGA
- a CDS encoding TetR/AcrR family transcriptional regulator encodes MARPRSFDEAAVLRAARDQFWESGYAGTKVDDIAAATGLGKGSLYGAFGDKHALFLRVFDHYCTKSADGVREQLEGPDETAYRRLGDHVRAIAESVAADRARRGCLIAKSTAECAEHDEAVAARSRQLFRDLQDHLTACIAGAQRAGDIAAGADPAHLAGLVLAVLRGLEALGKGGVEPEELRAIAETALAVLPRP; translated from the coding sequence ATGGCGAGACCCCGGAGCTTCGACGAGGCAGCGGTCCTGCGCGCGGCCAGGGACCAGTTCTGGGAGAGCGGTTACGCCGGCACGAAGGTCGACGACATCGCCGCCGCGACCGGCCTCGGGAAGGGCAGCCTCTACGGCGCCTTCGGTGACAAGCACGCGCTCTTCCTGCGCGTCTTCGACCACTACTGCACCAAATCGGCCGACGGCGTGCGAGAACAGCTCGAAGGCCCCGACGAAACGGCCTACCGGCGGCTCGGCGACCACGTGCGGGCGATCGCCGAGTCGGTCGCCGCCGACCGGGCGCGGCGCGGGTGCCTGATCGCGAAGAGCACGGCCGAATGCGCGGAGCACGACGAGGCAGTCGCGGCCCGCAGCCGGCAGCTGTTCCGCGACCTGCAGGACCACCTGACAGCGTGCATCGCGGGCGCCCAGCGCGCGGGCGACATCGCCGCCGGCGCGGACCCCGCCCACCTGGCCGGGCTCGTGCTGGCCGTCTTGCGCGGCCTCGAAGCGCTGGGCAAGGGCGGCGTCGAGCCGGAGGAGCTTCGCGCGATCGCCGAGACGGCGCTCGCCGTGCTGCCCCGGCCGTGA
- a CDS encoding SDR family oxidoreductase, with protein MNLENKTAVVTGGSTGIGLAIAKRFAAEGAHVFITGRRKEALDDAVAEIGGGVTAIRADSANLADLDELYRAVAERGRGLDVVVANSGGGTFAPLGEITEEQFDATFGTNVKGVLFAVQKALPLLNANASIILTGSTTSTRPGAAFSVYAATKAAVRNFARSWALDLKGTGTRVNVLSPGPTRTPGLLGLVPGDEQQGLVDGLVAEVPLGRLGDPSEIAAAALFLASGEASFVNGVEFFVDGGQAQV; from the coding sequence GTGAACCTGGAGAACAAGACCGCGGTCGTGACCGGCGGCAGCACCGGCATCGGGCTCGCCATCGCCAAGCGCTTCGCGGCCGAAGGCGCGCACGTGTTCATCACGGGCCGCCGGAAGGAAGCCCTCGACGACGCGGTGGCCGAGATCGGCGGCGGCGTCACGGCGATCCGGGCGGACTCGGCGAACCTGGCCGACCTCGACGAGCTCTACCGCGCGGTGGCCGAGCGCGGCCGCGGGCTGGACGTCGTGGTCGCCAACTCCGGCGGCGGGACCTTCGCCCCGCTCGGCGAAATCACCGAAGAGCAGTTCGACGCGACGTTCGGCACCAACGTCAAGGGGGTGCTCTTCGCCGTCCAGAAGGCGCTGCCGCTGCTGAACGCGAACGCGTCGATCATCCTGACCGGCTCGACGACGTCGACGCGGCCCGGCGCGGCCTTCAGCGTCTACGCGGCGACGAAGGCGGCAGTGCGCAACTTCGCCCGCAGCTGGGCGCTCGACCTGAAGGGAACCGGCACGCGGGTCAACGTCCTGAGCCCGGGACCGACGCGCACCCCGGGCCTGCTGGGGCTGGTGCCCGGCGACGAGCAGCAGGGCCTGGTCGACGGCCTCGTGGCGGAGGTCCCGCTGGGCCGCCTCGGCGACCCTTCGGAAATCGCGGCCGCCGCGCTGTTCCTGGCCTCCGGGGAGGCGAGCTTCGTCAACGGCGTCGAGTTCTTCGTCGACGGCGGCCAGGCGCAGGTCTAA
- a CDS encoding alpha-hydroxy-acid oxidizing protein: MTKRRLPKPDELKQLLRPKPLVLNPTDRRLANAHTIADLRTIARKRTPRAAFDYTDGAAELEDSLRRARQAYRRIEFHPNVLRGVSDVDTTREILGKTSALPFAFAPTGFTRMMNHEGEAAVGRVAQRNGIPMGLSTMATTSIEDLAAAAPEARKWFQLYVWRDHGAGEDLMNRAWENGYDTLMLTVDTPVGGARLRDVRNGLTIPPALTLKTFLDGATHPAWWFNLLTTEPLHFASLSHFDGTVAELLNKLFDPTLNFDDLDWVRRTWPGKLVVKGVQNVDDARDVVKHGADAVLISNHGGRQLDRAPTPLELLPAVLDELQGGAEVWIDTGILSGGDIVAAIARGADAVLVGRAFLYGLMAGGERGVQRCVDILRTEMVRTMQLLGVRTLKDLTPSHATLR, translated from the coding sequence GTGACGAAGCGCCGACTGCCGAAGCCGGACGAGCTGAAGCAGCTCCTGCGACCGAAGCCGCTCGTGCTCAACCCCACCGACCGGCGGCTGGCGAACGCGCACACCATCGCCGACCTGCGGACGATCGCCCGCAAGCGGACTCCCCGGGCGGCGTTCGACTACACCGACGGCGCGGCCGAGCTGGAAGACAGCCTGCGCCGCGCCCGCCAGGCCTACCGGCGGATCGAGTTCCACCCCAACGTGCTGCGGGGCGTGTCCGATGTGGACACCACGCGCGAGATCCTCGGCAAGACCTCGGCGCTGCCGTTCGCCTTCGCCCCCACCGGCTTCACGCGGATGATGAACCACGAGGGCGAGGCGGCGGTCGGCCGCGTGGCGCAGCGCAACGGCATCCCGATGGGCCTCTCGACGATGGCGACGACGTCGATCGAGGACCTCGCCGCGGCGGCGCCCGAAGCCCGCAAGTGGTTCCAGCTCTACGTCTGGCGCGACCACGGCGCGGGCGAAGATCTGATGAATCGCGCGTGGGAGAACGGCTACGACACGCTGATGCTGACCGTGGACACCCCGGTCGGCGGCGCGCGCCTGCGGGACGTCCGCAACGGCCTCACCATCCCGCCGGCGCTGACGCTCAAGACGTTCCTCGACGGCGCGACGCACCCGGCGTGGTGGTTCAACCTGCTCACCACCGAGCCCCTGCACTTCGCCTCGCTGAGCCACTTCGACGGCACCGTCGCCGAGCTGCTGAACAAGCTGTTCGACCCGACGCTGAACTTCGACGACCTCGACTGGGTGCGCCGGACCTGGCCCGGGAAGCTCGTGGTCAAGGGCGTGCAGAACGTCGACGACGCCCGCGACGTCGTGAAGCACGGCGCGGACGCGGTGCTCATCTCGAACCACGGCGGCCGCCAGCTCGACCGCGCCCCGACGCCCCTGGAGCTGCTGCCGGCGGTGCTGGACGAGCTCCAGGGCGGCGCCGAGGTGTGGATCGACACGGGCATCCTGTCGGGTGGCGACATCGTGGCGGCGATCGCCCGCGGCGCCGACGCCGTGCTGGTCGGCCGCGCGTTCCTCTACGGCCTGATGGCCGGCGGCGAGCGCGGGGTCCAGCGGTGCGTCGACATCCTGCGCACGGAGATGGTCCGCACGATGCAGCTGCTGGGCGTCCGGACCCTGAAGGACCTGACGCCGAGCCACGCCACCCTGCGTTAG
- the aceE gene encoding pyruvate dehydrogenase (acetyl-transferring), homodimeric type has product MAPQNDGASGKETPARVRVIRDGLAAHLPDIDPEETAEWLDSFDEALARGGQQRARYLMLRILERARERNVGVPALTSTDYVNTIPTENEPWFPGDEEIERRYRAYIRWNAAIMVHRAQRPGVGVGGHISTYASSAALYEVGFNHFFRGKDHSGGGDQIYIQGHASPGIYARAFLEGRLSEQQLDGFRQEYSHAGEGGGLPSYPHPRLMPDFWENPTVSMGLGPMNAIYQARFNRYLRDRGIKNTDDQHVWAFLGDGEMDEAESRGLIHVAAGEGLDNLTFVINCNLQRLDGPVRGNGKIIQELESYFRGAGWNVIKVIWGREWDSLLHADRDGALVNLMNVTPDGDYQTYKANDGAFVREHFFGRDPRTKDLVKDLSDADIWNLKRGGHDYRKVYAAYKSALEHHGQPTVILAHTIKGYGLGPAFEGRNATHQMKKLTLDDLKLFRDSQRIPISDEELERDPKLPPYYHPGANSPEIEYMIGRRKALGGFLPERRPKAAKALVLPGDKVYEGIRKGSGKQEVATTMAFVRLVRELAKDSEIGKRVVPIIPDEARTFGLDSMFPTAKIYNPHGQTYTSVDASLMLAYKESEKGQLLHEGINEAGSTASFTAVGTSYATHGEPMIPIYIFYSMFGFQRTGDGLYAAADQMARGFVLGATAGRTTLTGEGLQHADGHSLLLAATNPAAVAYDPAWSFEIAHIIKDGLRRMYGETGPDGNGENVFYYMTIYNEPYQQPAEPENLDVDGLLKGLYKYADAPGGDGPEVQILVSGVTMPDALKAQKLLAEEWGVRAAVWSATSWTELRREAVEIDHDNLLYPGSEPRVPYVTEALQGANGPVVAVSDWMRAVPDLIRPYVPTDMLTLGTDGFGFSDTRPAARRKFLIDAESITVGALSILAKRGEVEQAKVLEAATKYRLDDIAAAGPQTSDSGSA; this is encoded by the coding sequence TTGGCCCCGCAGAACGACGGCGCCTCCGGCAAGGAGACCCCGGCACGCGTACGCGTCATCCGTGACGGACTGGCGGCGCACCTGCCCGACATCGACCCGGAGGAGACCGCCGAGTGGCTGGACTCCTTCGACGAGGCTCTGGCGAGGGGCGGGCAGCAGCGTGCCCGGTACCTGATGCTGCGCATCCTCGAGCGGGCCCGGGAGCGGAACGTCGGCGTCCCGGCCCTGACCTCGACGGACTACGTCAACACGATCCCCACCGAGAACGAACCGTGGTTCCCCGGTGACGAGGAGATCGAGCGTCGCTACCGCGCTTACATCCGCTGGAACGCGGCGATCATGGTGCACCGCGCGCAGCGTCCCGGCGTCGGCGTCGGCGGTCACATCTCGACCTACGCCTCCTCGGCCGCGCTGTACGAGGTCGGGTTCAACCACTTCTTCCGCGGCAAGGACCACTCCGGCGGCGGCGACCAGATCTACATCCAGGGCCACGCCTCCCCCGGCATCTACGCCCGCGCGTTCCTCGAGGGCCGCCTGAGCGAGCAGCAGCTCGACGGGTTCCGCCAGGAGTACAGCCACGCCGGCGAGGGCGGCGGCCTGCCGTCGTACCCGCACCCGCGGCTGATGCCGGACTTCTGGGAGAACCCGACGGTGTCCATGGGCCTCGGCCCGATGAACGCGATCTACCAGGCGCGGTTCAACCGCTACCTGCGCGACCGCGGCATCAAGAACACCGACGACCAGCACGTCTGGGCGTTCCTCGGCGACGGCGAGATGGACGAGGCCGAGTCCCGCGGCCTGATCCACGTCGCCGCCGGCGAGGGCCTCGACAACCTGACCTTCGTGATCAACTGCAACTTGCAGCGGCTCGACGGCCCGGTGCGCGGCAACGGCAAGATCATCCAGGAGCTGGAGTCGTACTTCCGCGGCGCCGGCTGGAACGTCATCAAGGTGATCTGGGGCCGCGAGTGGGACTCGCTGCTGCACGCCGACCGCGACGGCGCGCTGGTCAACCTGATGAACGTCACCCCGGACGGTGACTACCAGACGTACAAGGCCAACGACGGCGCGTTCGTCCGCGAGCACTTCTTCGGCCGCGACCCGCGGACGAAGGACCTGGTCAAGGACCTCTCCGACGCCGACATCTGGAACCTCAAGCGCGGCGGCCACGACTACCGCAAGGTGTACGCGGCGTACAAGTCGGCGCTGGAGCACCACGGCCAGCCGACGGTGATCCTGGCCCACACCATCAAGGGCTACGGCCTGGGCCCGGCGTTCGAGGGCCGCAACGCCACGCACCAGATGAAGAAGCTCACCCTCGACGACCTCAAGCTGTTCCGCGACTCGCAGCGGATCCCGATCAGCGACGAGGAGCTCGAGCGCGACCCGAAGCTGCCGCCGTACTACCACCCGGGCGCGAATTCGCCCGAGATCGAGTACATGATCGGCCGCCGCAAGGCGCTCGGCGGGTTCCTGCCGGAACGCCGCCCGAAGGCCGCCAAGGCCCTGGTCCTGCCCGGCGACAAGGTCTACGAAGGCATCCGGAAGGGCTCCGGCAAGCAGGAGGTCGCCACCACGATGGCGTTCGTCCGGCTGGTCCGCGAGCTGGCCAAGGACTCCGAGATCGGCAAGCGCGTCGTCCCGATCATCCCGGACGAGGCCCGCACCTTCGGCCTCGACTCGATGTTCCCGACCGCCAAGATCTACAACCCGCACGGCCAGACCTACACCTCGGTCGACGCGAGCCTGATGCTGGCCTACAAGGAGTCCGAGAAGGGCCAGCTGCTGCACGAGGGCATCAACGAGGCGGGCTCGACCGCGTCGTTCACCGCCGTCGGCACGTCGTACGCGACGCACGGCGAGCCGATGATCCCGATCTACATCTTCTACTCGATGTTCGGGTTCCAGCGCACCGGTGACGGCCTCTACGCGGCCGCCGACCAGATGGCCCGCGGGTTCGTCCTCGGCGCCACCGCCGGCCGCACCACGCTGACCGGTGAGGGCCTGCAGCACGCCGACGGGCACTCGCTGCTGCTGGCGGCGACCAACCCGGCCGCGGTGGCCTACGACCCGGCGTGGTCGTTCGAGATCGCGCACATCATCAAGGACGGCCTCCGCCGGATGTACGGCGAGACCGGCCCGGACGGCAACGGCGAGAACGTCTTCTACTACATGACGATCTACAACGAGCCGTACCAGCAGCCCGCCGAGCCGGAGAACCTCGACGTCGACGGCCTGCTGAAGGGTCTGTACAAGTACGCCGACGCCCCCGGAGGCGACGGCCCGGAGGTGCAGATCCTGGTCTCGGGCGTCACGATGCCGGACGCGCTCAAAGCGCAGAAGCTGCTGGCCGAGGAGTGGGGCGTGCGGGCCGCGGTGTGGTCGGCGACGTCGTGGACCGAGCTGCGGCGCGAGGCCGTCGAGATCGACCACGACAACCTGCTCTACCCGGGCAGCGAGCCGCGCGTGCCGTACGTCACCGAAGCGCTGCAGGGCGCGAACGGGCCGGTCGTGGCGGTGTCGGACTGGATGCGCGCGGTGCCGGACCTGATCCGCCCGTACGTCCCGACCGACATGCTGACGCTGGGCACCGACGGGTTCGGGTTCTCCGACACCCGGCCGGCGGCGCGGCGGAAGTTCCTGATCGACGCCGAGTCGATCACCGTCGGCGCGCTGTCGATCCTCGCCAAGCGCGGCGAGGTCGAGCAGGCGAAGGTCCTCGAAGCGGCCACGAAGTACCGGCTCGACGACATCGCGGCCGCCGGGCCGCAGACGTCGGATTCCGGCAGCGCGTGA
- a CDS encoding DUF3052 domain-containing protein — protein sequence MVAAGDADQSSVAERLGIKPEMVVQEIGWDEDVDDDVRAAIEEQIGGDILDEDADEVIDVVLLWWREDDGDLGDALIDARGPLEETGVIWVLTPKTGQPGHVEPSEIAEAVPAVGLTQTANMSVGANWIGTRLVSPKSKSKQR from the coding sequence GTGGTCGCCGCGGGAGACGCTGATCAGAGCAGCGTCGCCGAGAGGCTCGGCATCAAGCCCGAGATGGTGGTCCAGGAGATCGGCTGGGACGAGGACGTCGACGACGACGTCCGCGCGGCGATCGAGGAGCAGATCGGCGGGGACATCCTCGACGAGGACGCCGACGAGGTCATCGACGTGGTGCTGCTGTGGTGGCGCGAAGACGACGGCGATCTCGGCGATGCGCTCATCGACGCCAGGGGCCCCCTGGAAGAGACCGGCGTGATCTGGGTGCTGACCCCGAAGACGGGACAGCCCGGGCACGTCGAGCCGAGCGAGATCGCCGAAGCGGTACCCGCCGTCGGACTGACCCAGACCGCCAACATGAGCGTGGGCGCGAACTGGATCGGCACCCGGCTGGTGTCCCCCAAGTCGAAGTCGAAGCAGCGCTGA
- a CDS encoding peroxiredoxin yields MAVEVGSEAPDFTLNDYNKQPVQLSSFRGDKPVLVVFYPFAFSGICTGELCQLRDEFADYDGKGVQVLGVSVDTPFSLKAWADQEGYQFPLLSDFWPHGEVARAYGVFNEQAGLAVRGTFLIDTSGVVRFAEVNAPGEARDQQGWKKAVAELTA; encoded by the coding sequence ATGGCCGTCGAGGTCGGTTCTGAGGCCCCTGACTTCACGCTCAACGACTACAACAAGCAGCCGGTCCAGCTGTCCTCCTTCCGGGGTGACAAGCCGGTGCTGGTGGTCTTCTACCCGTTCGCGTTCAGCGGCATCTGCACCGGCGAGCTCTGTCAGCTCCGCGACGAGTTCGCCGACTACGACGGCAAGGGCGTCCAGGTACTGGGCGTCTCGGTCGACACGCCGTTCTCGCTGAAGGCGTGGGCCGACCAGGAGGGCTACCAGTTCCCGCTGCTGTCCGACTTCTGGCCGCACGGCGAGGTGGCTCGCGCTTACGGCGTGTTCAACGAGCAGGCCGGCTTGGCCGTTCGCGGGACGTTCCTGATCGACACCTCGGGTGTGGTCCGGTTCGCCGAGGTCAACGCACCGGGCGAGGCGCGTGACCAGCAGGGCTGGAAGAAGGCCGTCGCCGAACTGACGGCTTGA